From one Amaranthus tricolor cultivar Red isolate AtriRed21 chromosome 17, ASM2621246v1, whole genome shotgun sequence genomic stretch:
- the LOC130804540 gene encoding glutaredoxin-C6-like, producing the protein MQGVQHPVRLELTTSSNTSPLAIDVSESAEVRIQRLITENPVVIFSRPSCCMCHVMRNLLHTIGVHPTVIELDEDEITAIPPNSDQDSGEAPALFIGGTRVGGLESLVALHLSNKLVPLLVDVGALSLPVWV; encoded by the coding sequence aTGCAAGGAGTTCAACACCCAGTAAGGCTAGAATTGACTACATCAAGTAACACATCACCTTTAGCCATCGATGTATCAGAATCAGCTGAAGTTAGGATCCAACGGTTAATAACTGAGAATCCTGTTGTCATTTTCAGCCGTCCATCTTGTTGCATGTGCCATGTCATGAGGAATCTCCTTCACACGATTGGAGTTCATCCTACAGTTATTGAGCTTGATGAGGATGAGATCACGGCTATTCCACCTAACTCCGATCAAGATTCCGGTGAAGCTCCGGCTTTGTTTATCGGTGGGACACGTGTCGGTGGTTTAGAAAGCCTCGTGGCACTTCATCTTAGTAATAAACTTGTCCCTTTACTTGTTGATGTTGGTGCTCTTTCTCTCCCCGTTTGggtataa